From a region of the Neobacillus niacini genome:
- a CDS encoding serine hydrolase — protein sequence MEILKKKIQEELNTFHGRVGLAIELADTKPIYMNSQEVFQSASLIKIPILLSILLAHHKGKIDIKQQVTISNENKVGGSGVLQALSNGLSISVKDLMTLMIIVSDNTATNILIDLLGIEGINATIQEMGLEQTKLNRKMMDFAAINQGKDNQTTAEEMLHCLKLVNECNKFFGIDGLIIAKDTLKLQQFRDKLPALVDEDKITVFNKTGELSNVEHDCAIFECQGRIGYVTVLMDRLHDQENAKRTIRKIGKHISDFFIRT from the coding sequence ATGGAGATATTAAAAAAGAAGATTCAAGAGGAATTAAACACATTTCATGGGCGCGTCGGTTTAGCGATAGAATTGGCAGACACAAAACCTATTTACATGAATAGCCAGGAAGTCTTTCAATCGGCAAGCCTTATTAAGATTCCGATTTTACTATCGATCCTGCTGGCACATCATAAAGGTAAAATTGATATAAAGCAACAGGTAACGATTTCAAACGAAAATAAAGTAGGAGGATCAGGGGTTTTACAGGCACTGTCCAATGGATTATCAATATCCGTTAAAGATTTAATGACCTTGATGATTATCGTATCAGATAATACTGCAACCAATATATTAATTGATTTATTAGGAATCGAGGGAATTAATGCAACAATTCAAGAAATGGGTCTTGAACAAACAAAGCTAAATAGGAAAATGATGGACTTTGCTGCAATTAACCAAGGGAAGGACAACCAGACAACAGCGGAAGAAATGCTTCATTGCCTCAAATTAGTGAATGAATGTAACAAATTTTTTGGAATAGATGGACTGATTATCGCAAAAGATACGTTGAAACTTCAGCAGTTCAGAGATAAGCTCCCAGCACTAGTTGATGAAGATAAGATCACCGTTTTTAATAAAACCGGGGAACTGTCAAATGTAGAGCATGATTGTGCAATATTTGAATGTCAAGGAAGAATTGGTTATGTTACTGTTTTAATGGACCGTCTTCATGATCAAGAAAATGCAAAACGAACCATCAGGAAAATAGGGAAACATATTTCAGACTTTTTCATTAGAACTTAG
- a CDS encoding MarR family winged helix-turn-helix transcriptional regulator: MDKKVIQELIDRYVSVSFEVNKKAESLIKSQIEEDLTIDQHYIIGYIQKSNECTSSELAEAFEVNKSAITAIINRLTDRGLIERTRDENDRRVVYLTLSEKGKELIQKTQEKVHLLVESFITQFDEAEITNFINTFEKLALILTNMKKEEVGE; encoded by the coding sequence ATGGATAAAAAAGTGATTCAGGAATTAATCGACCGCTATGTGTCCGTTTCTTTTGAGGTCAATAAGAAAGCAGAGTCTTTAATCAAAAGCCAGATAGAAGAAGATTTAACGATTGATCAGCACTACATTATCGGATACATTCAGAAGTCTAATGAGTGCACGTCCTCTGAACTGGCAGAGGCCTTTGAGGTCAATAAAAGTGCGATTACCGCAATCATCAATCGATTAACCGACAGAGGTCTAATTGAAAGAACCCGTGATGAAAACGATCGAAGAGTTGTATATCTCACCTTAAGTGAAAAAGGAAAAGAGCTGATCCAAAAAACGCAAGAAAAGGTGCACCTTTTAGTGGAGTCATTTATCACCCAATTTGATGAGGCCGAGATCACCAATTTTATTAATACGTTTGAAAAATTGGCCCTAATATTAACCAACATGAAAAAGGAAGAAGTGGGGGAGTAA
- a CDS encoding mandelate racemase/muconate lactonizing enzyme family protein, translating to MIIKEIETFRAAVPLIKPFKTALRTVTTAQAIFVKVTCDNGITGWGEAPPTVVITGDSLLSIESAILHVIKPFLINKSLLNFELIFQGLKTSMIGNTSAKAAIDMALYDCLSKFCRLPLYQFLGGHKKELETDFTVSVNSPEEMGDDAVSFIEKGFNVLKVKVGKDDISKDLERIKEIRKRVGNTIKLRLDANQGWTAKDAIRTIRKMEDSDLRIELVEQPVKADDLDGLKQVTDSVETLIMADESVFTPKQAFQVLKTRSADLINIKLMKAGGIYQAQIINQLAETCGVECMVGSMIETRLGITAAAHFAASKQNITRFDFDAPLMLTKDIVNGGIQYNNRFITFPDCPGLGIKNVTIEGGVTVG from the coding sequence ATGATTATTAAGGAGATTGAAACATTTCGTGCAGCCGTGCCACTCATCAAACCTTTTAAAACAGCATTAAGAACCGTAACAACGGCACAAGCGATTTTTGTAAAAGTAACATGTGATAATGGTATTACTGGCTGGGGAGAAGCACCACCAACTGTGGTCATTACCGGTGATAGTCTATTAAGTATTGAATCAGCAATTCTCCACGTAATTAAGCCTTTTTTAATAAATAAAAGTCTTCTAAACTTTGAATTAATATTTCAAGGGCTAAAAACGAGCATGATAGGTAATACAAGTGCGAAAGCTGCAATCGATATGGCCTTGTATGATTGTTTATCCAAATTTTGCAGACTTCCACTTTACCAGTTCCTTGGAGGGCATAAAAAAGAGCTGGAGACTGATTTTACCGTGAGTGTGAATAGTCCTGAAGAAATGGGGGATGATGCTGTTTCTTTTATTGAAAAAGGCTTTAATGTCTTAAAGGTTAAGGTAGGAAAAGATGATATTTCCAAGGATTTAGAGAGAATTAAAGAGATTAGAAAAAGAGTTGGCAATACAATAAAATTACGGTTGGATGCCAATCAAGGCTGGACCGCAAAAGATGCGATAAGAACCATTCGTAAAATGGAGGATAGTGATCTACGTATTGAATTAGTGGAACAGCCAGTGAAAGCCGATGATCTAGACGGGCTTAAACAGGTTACTGATTCTGTTGAAACACTGATTATGGCTGATGAAAGTGTTTTTACACCTAAGCAGGCATTCCAAGTTTTAAAGACTAGAAGTGCTGATTTAATTAATATTAAGCTGATGAAAGCGGGCGGAATCTATCAAGCTCAAATTATTAATCAGCTCGCTGAAACATGTGGAGTAGAGTGCATGGTTGGTAGCATGATAGAAACACGACTGGGGATAACGGCTGCAGCTCATTTTGCGGCTAGCAAACAAAATATTACTCGATTCGATTTTGACGCACCACTTATGCTGACGAAGGATATCGTTAATGGAGGTATTCAATATAATAATAGATTCATTACATTTCCAGATTGTCCCGGCCTCGGTATTAAGAATGTAACAATAGAAGGAGGGGTTACGGTTGGATAA
- the clpP gene encoding ATP-dependent Clp endopeptidase proteolytic subunit ClpP, with the protein MSAFKEEKSMSTIPYVIEQSNRGERSYDIYSRLLKDRIIIIGDEINDHVANSVVAQLLFLAADAPDKEISLYINSPGGSTSAGFAIFDTMQYIKPDVRTICTGMAASFGAMLLLAGTKGKRYALPNSEIMIHQPLGGVRGQATEIEISAKRILKLREHINQIIAERTGQTVEKVAKDTDRDYFMSAEEAKEYGIIDEILYPKE; encoded by the coding sequence ATATCTGCTTTCAAGGAGGAAAAATCAATGAGTACAATTCCTTATGTTATAGAACAATCCAATCGTGGTGAACGTTCCTACGATATCTATTCACGACTGTTAAAAGATCGCATTATCATAATCGGTGACGAAATTAATGATCATGTGGCGAATAGTGTGGTAGCGCAATTATTATTTTTAGCAGCAGACGCACCCGATAAAGAAATATCACTTTATATTAATAGTCCGGGCGGTTCTACTTCAGCCGGTTTTGCCATCTTTGATACGATGCAATACATTAAACCTGATGTCCGGACGATCTGTACTGGAATGGCTGCCTCATTTGGGGCAATGCTGCTGCTTGCAGGAACAAAAGGGAAACGGTATGCGCTCCCAAATAGTGAAATCATGATCCATCAGCCACTCGGAGGCGTCAGGGGGCAGGCAACCGAAATAGAAATCTCTGCAAAACGGATCTTAAAATTACGGGAACATATCAATCAAATTATTGCTGAAAGAACAGGTCAAACTGTTGAAAAAGTCGCCAAAGATACCGATCGGGACTACTTTATGAGTGCAGAAGAGGCCAAAGAATATGGAATTATCGATGAGATTCTTTATCCAAAAGAATGA
- a CDS encoding ABC transporter permease has protein sequence MELRKQEEQNISPGIPDEWFVPKVQSQSEAEAVVRPSLSYWKDSWYRLLKNKLAMAGMAFLILLAIFAIFGPIISPHSVETQKLTSQNLPPSGEYWFGTDDLGRDVFTRTAYGARISLFVGLVAALIDFIIGVVYGGIAGYKGGKTDNLMMRLVEILYGLPYLLVVILVMVVIGPGLTTIILALSITGWVGMARIVRGQVLQIKNYEFVLASKTFGTKTGRIIRKNLLPNTMGPIIVQMTLTIPSAIFAEAFLSFIGLGIQAPHASWGVMANDGLSTILSGYWWRLFFPTLFISLTMFAFNVLGDGLQDALDPKLRR, from the coding sequence ATGGAACTGCGTAAACAGGAAGAACAGAATATTTCGCCTGGTATTCCTGATGAATGGTTTGTCCCTAAGGTACAAAGTCAATCAGAAGCAGAAGCTGTCGTAAGACCAAGCTTGTCGTATTGGAAAGATTCGTGGTACCGACTATTAAAAAATAAACTTGCCATGGCAGGGATGGCGTTTTTGATATTGCTAGCTATATTCGCCATTTTTGGTCCAATTATTTCACCTCACTCGGTAGAAACACAAAAGTTAACCTCTCAAAATCTGCCGCCATCGGGTGAATATTGGTTTGGGACAGATGATTTAGGAAGAGATGTATTTACACGAACAGCATACGGTGCCCGTATCTCCCTATTCGTTGGTTTAGTTGCCGCACTCATTGACTTTATTATTGGAGTTGTTTATGGAGGGATTGCTGGTTACAAAGGCGGAAAGACCGATAATCTGATGATGAGGCTTGTGGAGATCTTGTATGGTCTGCCTTATTTACTTGTAGTTATTTTAGTCATGGTCGTGATCGGACCAGGGTTAACAACGATCATCCTAGCGCTGTCGATAACCGGATGGGTTGGTATGGCGAGAATTGTCCGGGGACAAGTCTTACAAATTAAAAACTATGAATTTGTATTGGCCTCCAAAACGTTTGGAACGAAAACAGGAAGGATTATTCGTAAAAATCTTTTACCAAATACAATGGGACCAATCATCGTCCAAATGACTCTGACCATTCCATCAGCTATATTTGCTGAAGCCTTTTTAAGCTTTATCGGCCTTGGAATCCAGGCGCCGCATGCAAGCTGGGGAGTGATGGCGAATGATGGTTTATCTACGATTCTATCAGGATACTGGTGGAGATTATTTTTTCCAACCCTATTTATATCATTAACTATGTTTGCATTTAATGTTTTGGGTGATGGGCTGCAGGATGCTCTTGATCCGAAATTGAGGAGGTAA
- a CDS encoding ABC transporter ATP-binding protein produces MEKILQVKDLQVSFSTYGGEVQAVRGVSFDLHKGETLAIVGESGCGKSVTSQSIMRLIPEPPGRIVGGEILFNQMDLIKLKEPELRKIRGANISMIFQDPMTALNPTLTIGEQIMEGIMEHEKISRAEAKKAAVEMLQLVGIPSPEARLKQYPHQFSGGMRQRIVIAMALVCSPDVLIADEPTTALDVTIQAQILELFRDIQKKTGVSIILITHDLGVVAQVADRVAVMYAGKIVEIGSRREIFYRPQHPYTIGLLQSVPRLDIEKAELVPIPGTPPDLFSPPVGCAFAARCKYLMDVCERVYPVQSSLSNLHHVDCWLQDERAKKLVSTFV; encoded by the coding sequence ATGGAAAAAATTCTTCAGGTTAAAGACCTTCAAGTGTCCTTTTCCACCTATGGCGGAGAAGTACAGGCAGTTCGCGGGGTCAGTTTTGATTTACATAAAGGGGAGACGCTCGCCATTGTCGGTGAATCGGGTTGCGGCAAAAGTGTAACCTCCCAAAGTATCATGAGATTGATTCCTGAACCTCCAGGGAGAATAGTGGGTGGAGAAATTCTTTTTAATCAGATGGATTTAATCAAGTTAAAAGAACCTGAACTGCGGAAAATTCGCGGTGCTAATATATCGATGATATTTCAGGATCCCATGACAGCTTTAAATCCAACACTTACCATTGGTGAGCAAATTATGGAAGGAATTATGGAACATGAAAAGATATCCAGAGCAGAGGCAAAAAAAGCTGCTGTTGAAATGCTCCAGCTTGTTGGTATTCCCAGCCCTGAAGCACGTTTAAAACAATACCCACATCAGTTCAGCGGCGGGATGCGCCAGCGAATTGTGATTGCGATGGCGCTCGTGTGCAGTCCTGATGTGTTAATCGCAGATGAACCGACTACTGCTTTGGATGTAACGATACAAGCACAAATTTTGGAATTGTTCCGTGATATACAGAAAAAAACAGGTGTCTCGATTATTTTAATTACGCACGATTTGGGGGTAGTGGCACAGGTTGCTGACAGAGTGGCAGTTATGTATGCAGGTAAAATTGTGGAAATAGGAAGCAGGAGGGAAATATTTTATCGCCCGCAGCATCCTTACACGATTGGACTGCTTCAATCTGTACCACGATTGGACATTGAAAAGGCTGAGCTGGTCCCAATCCCAGGAACACCACCTGACTTATTTTCACCACCGGTAGGCTGTGCGTTTGCTGCACGATGTAAGTATTTAATGGATGTGTGTGAACGAGTCTACCCCGTTCAATCCTCTCTCAGCAACCTCCATCATGTGGATTGCTGGCTGCAGGACGAACGCGCCAAAAAATTGGTTTCAACGTTTGTATAA
- a CDS encoding sigma-70 family RNA polymerase sigma factor produces MSNKLSFYNTEDVQQDTDSEESIWLEFYPKLHQYCHFLTQNKWDADDIAQEVYLKAMKYYTNQQSFTSALLNKIAYHHWIDQVRKRKKETIELTDEIGNLKEENHAIDLMYSVELLIKHFTPKQAIIFMLKEAFQYQSKEIAAMLRTTEEAVKSNLYRAKKRLEKISEDEKTFPMELFWDEEERELVADLFYQALKIQDPSILIQSIPLIKSVADNPQMVTREIRPFNRYTPSSTLCMAA; encoded by the coding sequence ATGTCTAACAAACTGAGCTTTTACAACACAGAAGACGTGCAGCAAGACACAGATTCTGAGGAGTCTATATGGCTGGAGTTTTATCCAAAACTTCATCAATATTGTCACTTTCTTACCCAAAATAAATGGGATGCTGATGATATTGCACAAGAGGTTTATCTGAAAGCAATGAAATATTATACGAATCAGCAATCATTTACCTCAGCCTTATTAAATAAAATTGCTTATCATCATTGGATTGATCAAGTTCGAAAAAGGAAAAAGGAGACCATCGAATTAACTGATGAAATAGGAAATCTGAAGGAAGAAAATCATGCTATTGATTTAATGTATTCTGTAGAATTGCTAATAAAGCATTTTACACCAAAGCAAGCAATCATCTTTATGTTGAAAGAGGCCTTTCAATATCAATCAAAAGAAATAGCGGCAATGCTTAGGACGACAGAAGAAGCTGTAAAGTCGAATTTATATCGCGCAAAGAAAAGACTTGAGAAAATAAGTGAAGATGAGAAGACCTTTCCTATGGAATTATTCTGGGACGAAGAAGAACGAGAATTAGTAGCAGACCTTTTTTATCAAGCTCTAAAGATTCAAGATCCATCTATCCTAATTCAATCGATACCACTTATAAAAAGTGTCGCTGACAATCCACAAATGGTTACAAGGGAAATACGTCCGTTTAACAGGTACACTCCTTCAAGCACTCTCTGTATGGCTGCATAG
- a CDS encoding ABC transporter ATP-binding protein, whose product MGKLLQVKNLKKHFHLGKNEILKAVDGVSFHINKGETFGIVGESGCGKSTAGRTIIGLYDQTDGEVIFNGKNIHTLNSKERHTFHRQMQMIFQDPYASLNPRSTVAEIISEPMEVHGLYANKQERLNRVYQLLEDVGLNRSHANRYPHEFSGGQRQRIGIARALALDPEFIIADEPISALDVSVQAQVVNLLKRLQKEKGLTYLFIAHDLSMVKQISDRIGVMYLGQLVELTESSELYRKPLHPYTQALLSAIPIPDPDIEDQRERIILKGDLPSPINPPNGCVFRTRCPMAMEVCASHKPSWQEVEAGHFIACHLYDKNKTGDHDYSQVAVTR is encoded by the coding sequence ATGGGGAAATTATTACAAGTAAAGAATTTAAAGAAACATTTTCATTTAGGTAAAAACGAAATCTTAAAAGCGGTGGACGGTGTTTCCTTCCATATTAACAAAGGGGAGACCTTTGGGATTGTCGGTGAATCAGGTTGTGGGAAATCTACAGCTGGAAGAACGATAATCGGGCTCTATGACCAAACGGATGGAGAAGTTATTTTTAATGGTAAAAACATTCATACATTAAATTCCAAGGAAAGACATACATTTCACCGGCAAATGCAGATGATCTTTCAAGATCCATATGCTTCATTAAATCCAAGATCCACAGTAGCTGAAATTATATCCGAGCCCATGGAAGTCCATGGCTTGTACGCAAATAAACAAGAGCGGCTTAATCGGGTCTATCAATTATTAGAGGATGTTGGGTTAAATAGAAGTCATGCCAATCGCTATCCGCATGAATTCAGCGGCGGGCAGCGTCAAAGGATTGGCATCGCCCGCGCGCTAGCATTGGATCCGGAGTTTATTATCGCCGACGAACCCATTTCTGCTCTTGATGTGTCGGTCCAGGCTCAAGTGGTAAATCTGTTAAAACGACTTCAGAAAGAAAAAGGGTTAACATACTTATTTATCGCACATGATCTCTCGATGGTGAAACAAATTAGTGACCGAATTGGGGTTATGTATTTAGGGCAATTAGTTGAATTAACAGAAAGCAGTGAGTTATATAGAAAACCGCTGCATCCATACACCCAGGCGCTGCTATCTGCGATACCCATTCCAGATCCAGACATTGAGGACCAGCGTGAACGGATTATTTTAAAGGGTGATCTGCCAAGCCCAATCAATCCACCAAATGGCTGCGTCTTCAGGACTCGCTGCCCGATGGCGATGGAAGTTTGCGCCTCGCATAAACCGAGCTGGCAGGAAGTGGAAGCCGGCCATTTCATAGCATGTCATTTATATGATAAAAATAAAACTGGCGACCATGACTACTCGCAGGTTGCAGTTACACGGTAG
- a CDS encoding peptide ABC transporter substrate-binding protein — MKKFTTMLVSFMLLFALTACTANSDAGSEPKDDGNGDSKEKTEKVLYLNNGQEPTSFDPPIGFDAVSWNALNNIMEGLTRLDENHQPKAATAEKWDLSENGKTYTFHIREDAKWSNGDDLTANDFVFAWKRLLDPKTGSGAAFLGYFIEGGEAFNTEKGTADDVKVKAVDKKTFEVTLTSPQAYFLSVIANPAFFPINEKVATENPEWFSEADSFVGNGPFALSEWNHDSDFTMVKNDKYWDAKNVKLDKIHWAMVDDTNTEYQMFKTGELDTSDVPADLAESLFKEGDVKVEDQAGEYFYRFNVTMEPFQNVNIRKAFAMAVDQKQIVELVTKNKEKPAYGFVSYGFKDAAGKDFREANGDLLKTNVAEAKELLKKGMEEEGYSTLPEVTLTYNTLDSHKKIAEALQQMFKENLGVDVKLANMESNVFATDQKALKFQLSRSSFLADYADPINFVENFQTGHSMNRTGWSNAEFDQLVKDAKNEADEKKRFDLMYKAEKILFEEAPIIPIHFYNQVYLQNESVTGIVRHPVGYLELKSADKK; from the coding sequence ATGAAAAAATTTACTACGATGTTGGTCTCTTTTATGTTGTTATTTGCTTTAACGGCATGTACAGCAAATAGCGATGCTGGTAGCGAACCAAAGGATGACGGAAATGGTGATTCTAAGGAAAAAACGGAAAAAGTCCTCTATCTTAATAACGGACAAGAGCCTACCTCCTTTGACCCGCCTATCGGTTTTGATGCGGTATCATGGAATGCATTAAATAATATCATGGAAGGATTAACCCGTTTAGACGAAAATCACCAGCCAAAAGCTGCAACAGCAGAAAAATGGGATTTATCAGAGAATGGCAAAACCTATACCTTCCACATTCGTGAAGATGCAAAATGGTCTAATGGTGATGATTTAACGGCGAATGATTTTGTATTTGCCTGGAAACGGTTATTGGATCCAAAAACAGGTTCTGGAGCAGCATTTTTAGGCTATTTTATTGAAGGTGGAGAAGCCTTTAATACAGAAAAAGGAACAGCAGACGATGTGAAAGTAAAGGCAGTAGATAAGAAGACATTTGAAGTCACACTTACAAGTCCTCAGGCTTATTTCTTAAGTGTTATTGCAAACCCAGCGTTTTTCCCAATCAACGAAAAAGTAGCAACTGAGAATCCAGAATGGTTTTCTGAAGCAGATTCATTCGTGGGTAACGGGCCATTTGCCTTATCAGAATGGAACCATGACAGTGATTTCACAATGGTAAAGAACGACAAATACTGGGATGCAAAAAATGTAAAATTAGATAAAATCCATTGGGCTATGGTTGATGATACCAATACAGAATATCAAATGTTCAAGACTGGTGAACTTGATACCTCTGACGTTCCAGCAGATTTAGCTGAATCATTGTTTAAAGAAGGCGACGTGAAAGTAGAGGATCAAGCAGGTGAGTATTTCTATCGTTTTAATGTAACAATGGAACCTTTCCAAAATGTTAATATCCGTAAAGCATTTGCGATGGCGGTTGACCAAAAGCAAATTGTAGAACTCGTTACCAAAAATAAAGAAAAGCCAGCTTATGGTTTTGTCTCATACGGATTTAAGGATGCTGCGGGTAAAGACTTCCGTGAAGCAAATGGTGACTTGCTGAAAACGAATGTAGCAGAAGCAAAAGAACTGTTGAAAAAGGGAATGGAAGAAGAAGGCTATTCAACGCTTCCTGAAGTTACATTAACGTATAACACACTCGATTCACACAAGAAAATTGCTGAAGCCCTACAGCAAATGTTTAAAGAAAATTTAGGTGTTGATGTAAAACTTGCAAATATGGAATCGAACGTATTTGCAACAGACCAAAAAGCATTAAAATTCCAGCTGTCCCGCAGCTCATTCCTTGCAGACTATGCAGATCCAATTAACTTTGTAGAAAACTTCCAAACTGGTCATTCTATGAACCGTACAGGCTGGAGCAATGCAGAATTTGACCAATTGGTGAAGGATGCAAAAAATGAAGCAGATGAAAAGAAACGATTTGACCTGATGTATAAAGCAGAAAAGATTCTCTTTGAAGAAGCACCGATCATTCCAATCCACTTCTATAACCAAGTCTATTTACAGAATGAAAGTGTAACAGGTATTGTCCGTCATCCAGTTGGATATTTAGAATTAAAGTCCGCTGATAAAAAGTAA
- a CDS encoding C40 family peptidase: MDKRLVNVPVATVWTSYNSARDLDVAAISNPVDINTWLEGLTFETRLGLCEQNLVQTQLLYGEEVIVIEEKDNWVHVIIPDQPTSKNKNGYPGWVPSSQLAECPFDWNSKEGPVVIVKKPKAMLNDSNLELSYQTILPLIKEGEGKVLVNTPNGTGLLKSDDVTIFESLANRYKGNGNDIVADGEIFLNLPYLWGGMSSYGYDCSGFSYSMCKANGYIIPRDAHDQANAGVEISLEDIKPGDLLFFAYEEGKGRIHHVGIYYGDGKLLHSPNTGKTVEIIPLAETIYERELCAARRYWVESEA, translated from the coding sequence TTGGATAAACGACTTGTAAACGTCCCGGTAGCTACAGTCTGGACGTCCTATAACTCTGCAAGAGATTTGGATGTTGCAGCAATAAGCAACCCGGTGGATATCAATACATGGTTAGAAGGGTTAACATTTGAAACACGACTTGGATTGTGTGAACAAAATCTTGTGCAAACTCAGCTTCTATATGGTGAAGAAGTCATTGTAATCGAAGAGAAAGATAATTGGGTCCATGTAATCATCCCGGACCAACCGACTTCAAAAAATAAAAATGGATACCCTGGCTGGGTTCCGTCATCTCAATTGGCAGAATGCCCATTTGACTGGAATAGTAAAGAAGGTCCAGTTGTTATTGTCAAAAAACCTAAAGCAATGTTAAATGATTCAAATTTAGAACTCTCTTATCAAACCATCCTGCCTCTAATTAAAGAAGGTGAAGGGAAGGTTCTAGTAAATACTCCTAATGGAACAGGTTTGCTGAAATCAGACGATGTTACGATTTTTGAATCTCTAGCAAATCGCTATAAGGGAAATGGAAACGATATTGTTGCTGACGGAGAAATATTTCTTAATCTTCCCTATTTATGGGGTGGAATGAGCAGCTACGGATATGACTGCTCAGGTTTCAGCTATTCCATGTGTAAAGCTAATGGGTATATTATTCCCCGCGATGCACATGACCAGGCAAATGCAGGGGTTGAGATCAGTCTAGAGGATATAAAACCAGGTGATTTGCTCTTTTTTGCCTACGAAGAAGGAAAGGGCAGAATTCATCATGTTGGAATTTATTATGGTGACGGAAAATTACTCCATTCTCCCAATACAGGAAAAACCGTTGAAATTATTCCATTAGCAGAAACAATCTATGAACGAGAACTTTGTGCAGCAAGGCGATATTGGGTTGAGTCGGAGGCATAG
- a CDS encoding S66 peptidase family protein — MNLLKPNRLHIGDTVGVIAPASPPNQKILERGIEFLKGLGLRVKVGKSLEKIYGYLAGSDQERLDDLHAMFLDSEVKAIFCACGGYGTARLAANIDYEIIKTNPKILWGYSDITFLHTAIRQETGLITFHGPMLGSDIGKEETHTLSKQGFQQLFVSTEISYTERFSPLETLVEGVASGELVGGNLSLIVSTLGTPFEIDTNGKILFIEDVNEEPRSVDRMLNQLKMAGKLKDVNGIVIGDFCDCTPNRELTLSLEEVINHYVLWANKPAIKGFMMGHCNPHISIPLGVQAVLNTYDKSLLVESGIL, encoded by the coding sequence ATGAATTTACTAAAACCAAACCGTTTGCACATAGGGGATACAGTTGGCGTAATCGCACCGGCAAGCCCGCCAAATCAAAAAATTCTTGAACGCGGAATAGAGTTTTTAAAGGGATTAGGATTACGGGTAAAGGTTGGCAAGAGTTTAGAAAAAATCTATGGCTATTTAGCAGGCTCAGATCAGGAAAGGTTAGATGATTTACATGCTATGTTTCTCGATTCTGAAGTAAAGGCGATTTTTTGTGCATGTGGAGGCTATGGTACGGCTAGACTGGCAGCAAATATAGATTACGAAATAATTAAAACAAACCCGAAAATACTCTGGGGTTATAGTGATATCACTTTTTTACATACTGCAATCAGGCAAGAAACAGGTCTGATTACCTTTCATGGACCCATGCTTGGTTCGGATATCGGAAAGGAAGAGACGCATACACTATCAAAACAAGGTTTTCAGCAATTATTTGTGTCAACAGAAATAAGTTATACAGAGCGTTTTTCTCCTTTGGAAACATTGGTTGAGGGTGTTGCAAGTGGTGAACTGGTTGGGGGGAATTTATCCCTAATCGTCAGCACCCTGGGCACACCATTTGAAATAGATACGAACGGAAAAATTTTATTTATTGAAGATGTGAATGAAGAACCTAGATCAGTAGATCGGATGCTGAATCAACTTAAAATGGCTGGGAAACTAAAGGATGTAAATGGCATCGTGATTGGAGATTTTTGTGATTGTACACCAAACAGGGAACTGACTTTATCACTTGAAGAAGTTATTAACCATTATGTTTTGTGGGCAAATAAACCTGCCATAAAAGGATTCATGATGGGACATTGTAACCCGCATATATCCATACCTTTGGGAGTGCAGGCTGTCTTAAATACGTATGATAAAAGTTTACTAGTTGAAAGTGGCATTTTGTAA